From the Acidimicrobiales bacterium genome, one window contains:
- a CDS encoding GGDEF domain-containing protein → MSIDRTRTGRAERRRAPRPLPATEAATAPMTKATLSVITGALQQVFASSLGVSVAKGFDPAAPPLTFAFFQRHAYFSAAAARFGAYQAVGVTTIVGFPGEAVPEAGIDPLDLTGRPEIDDAWVLGVFDGALAGVVVAVDDKGLMPGPTLEASRRFIVRWTVDPVEAVAAARQLLAPIRPRLDRRTLALAEGALRRSEETDPGEAAPHYLSLLQALAPLAALPTELPGRDDIAERDLLTGLHNRRFLEHYLPEAGESGATVAALLVDVDDLGALNERLGVAAGDAALVAVAGVLAAEHRAGDVLVRYGEDEFLLLAGVDGPDGAVAIAERIVVATRAARLDYPFEAETVTVSVGVITADPADLPYERLNDALGLAKLLGKNVARLAD, encoded by the coding sequence ATGAGTATCGACCGTACGAGGACAGGTCGCGCCGAGCGGCGCCGCGCGCCCCGCCCGTTGCCCGCCACCGAGGCCGCGACCGCGCCGATGACCAAGGCGACCCTCTCGGTGATCACCGGCGCCCTGCAACAGGTCTTCGCCTCCTCGCTCGGAGTGAGCGTGGCGAAGGGCTTCGACCCCGCCGCCCCGCCACTCACCTTCGCGTTCTTCCAGCGCCACGCCTACTTCTCCGCCGCGGCGGCCCGTTTCGGCGCGTACCAGGCCGTCGGCGTGACGACGATCGTCGGTTTCCCCGGCGAGGCGGTGCCCGAGGCGGGCATCGATCCCCTCGACCTCACCGGCCGCCCGGAGATCGACGACGCCTGGGTGCTCGGAGTCTTCGACGGCGCCCTCGCCGGCGTCGTCGTCGCCGTCGACGACAAGGGGCTGATGCCCGGCCCGACGCTCGAGGCCTCCCGGCGCTTCATCGTCCGCTGGACCGTCGACCCGGTCGAGGCGGTCGCCGCCGCCCGCCAGCTGCTGGCACCGATCCGCCCCCGCCTCGACCGGCGCACCCTCGCGCTCGCGGAGGGGGCGCTGCGGCGGTCGGAGGAGACCGACCCCGGCGAGGCGGCGCCGCACTACCTCTCGCTCCTACAGGCGCTCGCCCCGCTCGCCGCGCTCCCCACCGAGCTGCCGGGGCGCGACGACATCGCGGAGCGGGACCTCCTCACGGGTCTGCACAACCGCCGCTTCCTCGAGCACTACCTGCCGGAGGCGGGGGAGTCGGGGGCGACGGTGGCGGCGCTGCTCGTCGATGTCGACGACCTCGGCGCGCTGAACGAGCGCCTCGGGGTGGCGGCGGGTGACGCGGCCCTCGTCGCGGTGGCGGGTGTGCTCGCAGCCGAGCACCGAGCCGGTGATGTCCTCGTCCGTTACGGCGAGGACGAGTTCCTCCTCCTCGCGGGGGTGGACGGCCCCGACGGCGCGGTGGCGATCGCCGAGCGGATCGTCGTCGCGACCCGCGCCGCGCGCCTCGACTACCCCTTCGAGGCCGAGACGGTGACGGTCTCGGTGGGGGTGATCACCGCCGACCCCGCGGACC
- a CDS encoding Rieske 2Fe-2S domain-containing protein → MVTASENERLTRVGAGTPLGELMRRYWQPIAPTAMLDDDPVRKVKLLGEELVLYRDRSGTFGLIKPRCGHRLVHMRFGIPEEHGLRCPYHGWCYDESGQCTETPLESPGSRLKERVNIGGYPVQELGGLIFAYLGPLPAPVLPRWDFLVWPNAIRQIGLTIIPCNWLQCHENSADPYHNPYLHGHFFKYILEREGALEGRAQDSATHRAYTSIRGVEGHDHVVVERDRYGFRKGIQFTVEKGAESDRVQWFPYNIFPHYSRGAGGLRTQVNMRIPLDDERTYHISYVLYHAPGVQAPVQDTVPYYWHPIHDEHGKPVLDYVLAQDIAAWWSQGPITDRSRENLGATDLAIIEFRRLISEQIEAVEQGRDPLNVFRDASSVPDCIELEPRIGSANAPRNSQVAGYRNQFHRGYYRDDVDRYGPATELASQLMRAAEGSPVPATP, encoded by the coding sequence ATGGTCACGGCTTCAGAGAACGAGCGCCTCACACGTGTCGGCGCGGGGACACCGCTCGGCGAATTGATGCGGCGGTACTGGCAGCCCATCGCTCCCACGGCGATGCTCGACGATGACCCGGTGCGTAAGGTAAAGCTGCTCGGCGAGGAGCTTGTGCTCTACCGCGACCGCTCGGGCACGTTCGGGCTCATTAAGCCGCGGTGTGGGCACCGTCTTGTCCACATGCGCTTCGGAATTCCCGAGGAACATGGTCTCCGGTGTCCCTACCACGGCTGGTGCTATGACGAGTCCGGCCAATGCACGGAGACGCCACTTGAATCGCCGGGTAGCCGCCTCAAGGAACGGGTGAACATCGGTGGTTACCCAGTGCAAGAGCTCGGCGGACTGATTTTCGCATACCTCGGGCCGCTCCCGGCGCCGGTGCTCCCACGGTGGGACTTCCTTGTGTGGCCGAACGCAATCCGTCAGATCGGCCTCACGATCATCCCGTGCAACTGGCTGCAGTGTCACGAGAACTCCGCCGACCCCTACCACAATCCCTATCTACACGGCCATTTCTTCAAGTACATTCTTGAGCGCGAAGGAGCGCTTGAGGGCCGAGCACAGGACAGCGCTACACATCGTGCATACACGAGCATCCGTGGGGTCGAGGGCCATGATCACGTCGTGGTAGAGCGAGACCGTTACGGGTTTCGAAAGGGGATCCAGTTCACCGTGGAGAAGGGCGCGGAGAGCGATCGGGTCCAGTGGTTTCCTTACAACATCTTCCCTCACTACTCGCGCGGAGCTGGCGGTCTACGCACTCAAGTGAATATGCGAATTCCGCTCGACGACGAGCGGACCTACCACATTTCCTATGTGCTGTACCACGCGCCGGGAGTGCAGGCCCCGGTGCAGGACACCGTGCCGTATTATTGGCATCCGATCCACGACGAACACGGTAAGCCTGTGCTGGACTACGTCCTCGCTCAGGACATTGCGGCATGGTGGTCGCAGGGGCCGATCACTGATCGATCAAGAGAGAATCTTGGCGCGACCGACCTCGCGATCATCGAGTTTCGACGCCTCATCTCTGAGCAGATCGAGGCAGTGGAGCAAGGGCGCGATCCGCTCAACGTTTTTCGTGACGCCTCGAGTGTTCCGGACTGCATAGAGCTCGAGCCGCGCATCGGCTCCGCGAACGCGCCTCGCAACTCGCAGGTTGCCGGCTACCGGAACCAGTTTCACAGGGGGTACTACCGTGACGACGTGGATCGCTACGGCCCCGCGACCGAGCTCGCCTCACAGCTGATGCGTGCCGCGGAGGGATCACCCGTGCCCGCGACGCCCTGA
- a CDS encoding tripartite tricarboxylate transporter permease, whose product MLHNLINGLTALGTGPGVAYLVAGSLLGMFLGVIPGLGGPVVLSIVLAFIYHIDLTGTLSLFLATQAGSYFSASITSILLNTPAHPEAFAVTFDGFPMAQRGEAGRALGISATSTCIGGLIGCAVLVGFIPIIDQLPLLFHPPEYVALISIALLLVGTLGTDAASKALISAGIGLLLSTIGPDPVTGINRYTFGMVGLFGGVALVALFLGLFAIPQMMLVFGTATTIARQDMMGQEIDSAAPVELTKGFGKQVVQGIIETLHHRLALLRAALIGVITGIIPGIGGFAANFMSYGIAQQSSKKRELFGTGIPEGIIAPEGSSLAKEAGGMVPVLGLGIPGGVGNALFLAALTIKGVKVGYGFTASYPTLAYETVWVIALGGLIGTIAGVLTAPQLAKVTRVPGPALVPFIMSIAIVGVYVADVSFFSVMEVMVFAVIGFGLRRLRYSLAAFGIGLILGPSLETNVYLTHKVFPGAHFLERPFADVLFAIGIGVLALKTVQLRREAKRADQPFDEDDVLLRAEELRRRERRRHPYPLLALIATSAILVVTVTAVVYAALQYNLTTALMPEIGGGAAALAALWRMPFEIHAYVRYRRDRRGSFEVLSDRSLPAPVALVGAAAAEHSTAADIIEAMGPAPASIGSASEFEPVQDKSWGIHGQYTREVVAFLWFAVLVGACWLFDFTVGVPLFCLLYGLAATRRILPTWPGRVIFAVASAATMGGTTYEIQHLLHVAFTPVVHF is encoded by the coding sequence GTGCTGCACAACCTGATTAACGGTCTCACGGCGCTCGGAACCGGGCCCGGCGTTGCCTATCTCGTCGCCGGATCCCTGCTGGGCATGTTCCTCGGAGTCATTCCCGGTCTCGGCGGTCCCGTCGTCCTGAGCATCGTACTCGCGTTCATTTATCACATCGACCTCACGGGGACGCTCTCGCTGTTCCTGGCCACACAGGCTGGAAGTTACTTCAGCGCCTCAATTACCTCGATCCTGCTCAACACGCCCGCGCACCCAGAGGCTTTCGCCGTAACGTTCGACGGCTTTCCCATGGCTCAGCGGGGGGAGGCCGGCCGTGCTCTCGGAATCTCGGCGACCTCCACCTGCATCGGAGGGTTGATCGGTTGTGCGGTCCTTGTCGGCTTCATTCCTATTATCGACCAACTTCCGCTGCTCTTTCATCCGCCTGAGTACGTCGCACTGATCTCGATAGCACTGCTGCTCGTCGGGACCCTAGGTACCGACGCGGCGAGTAAGGCGCTGATCTCGGCCGGTATCGGGCTCTTACTCTCGACGATTGGCCCCGATCCTGTAACCGGCATTAATCGCTACACCTTCGGAATGGTCGGCCTATTTGGTGGCGTCGCCCTTGTCGCACTCTTTCTCGGACTGTTCGCAATTCCGCAGATGATGCTCGTTTTCGGAACTGCGACGACGATCGCCCGCCAGGACATGATGGGTCAGGAGATTGACAGTGCTGCGCCCGTCGAGCTGACGAAGGGGTTTGGCAAACAGGTGGTCCAGGGGATCATCGAGACGTTGCACCACCGTCTCGCGTTGCTTCGCGCGGCACTGATCGGGGTCATTACCGGCATCATTCCCGGGATCGGAGGCTTCGCAGCGAACTTCATGTCGTACGGCATTGCCCAGCAATCGAGTAAGAAGCGGGAGCTTTTCGGGACCGGCATTCCTGAGGGCATTATCGCGCCAGAAGGGTCCTCGCTCGCCAAGGAAGCGGGCGGGATGGTGCCGGTCCTCGGTCTGGGGATACCTGGCGGAGTGGGGAATGCGCTCTTTCTCGCCGCGCTGACCATCAAAGGGGTGAAGGTCGGGTACGGCTTCACCGCGAGCTATCCCACCCTCGCGTACGAGACCGTGTGGGTGATCGCCCTTGGCGGTCTCATCGGAACGATCGCGGGAGTGCTCACCGCGCCGCAGCTCGCGAAGGTGACCCGGGTCCCCGGTCCGGCACTAGTGCCGTTCATCATGTCGATCGCGATCGTCGGCGTTTATGTGGCCGACGTCTCGTTTTTCTCGGTGATGGAGGTGATGGTGTTCGCCGTCATCGGCTTCGGTCTACGGCGGCTCCGCTATTCGCTCGCCGCCTTCGGCATCGGTCTCATTCTCGGCCCCAGCCTCGAGACGAATGTCTACCTAACCCACAAGGTCTTTCCGGGGGCGCACTTCCTTGAGCGGCCCTTCGCCGATGTGTTGTTCGCGATCGGCATCGGCGTGCTCGCGCTGAAGACCGTGCAGCTACGACGAGAGGCCAAGCGGGCTGATCAGCCGTTCGACGAAGACGATGTGCTCTTGCGTGCAGAGGAGCTCCGCCGGCGGGAGCGCAGGCGTCACCCCTACCCGTTGCTCGCACTGATCGCGACGAGTGCGATTCTCGTTGTCACCGTCACCGCCGTCGTCTACGCCGCGCTGCAGTACAACCTCACGACGGCGCTGATGCCAGAAATCGGCGGCGGCGCGGCCGCGCTCGCAGCTCTCTGGCGGATGCCGTTCGAAATCCACGCCTACGTCCGTTATCGGCGCGACCGCCGCGGCTCGTTCGAGGTACTAAGCGATCGCTCTCTCCCCGCACCGGTGGCCCTCGTCGGCGCTGCAGCTGCGGAGCACTCAACTGCTGCCGACATCATCGAGGCGATGGGTCCTGCGCCCGCAAGCATCGGCAGCGCGAGCGAGTTTGAACCGGTCCAGGACAAGAGCTGGGGAATTCACGGGCAGTACACCCGCGAGGTGGTGGCGTTCTTGTGGTTCGCGGTCCTCGTCGGGGCCTGCTGGCTGTTCGATTTCACGGTCGGAGTGCCGCTCTTTTGCCTCCTGTACGGCCTCGCCGCCACCCGCCGAATACTGCCCACATGGCCGGGTCGTGTGATCTTCGCGGTCGCCTCGGCGGCGACGATGGGCGGGACGACGTATGAGATTCAACATCTACTGCACGTGGCCTTCACGCCAGTCGTCCACTTCTAA
- a CDS encoding amidohydrolase family protein, whose product MKDGFKVFDADTHCSLPAEQLEPYLSPRVRELVPDLDGHLREVKIGHAGEVFEAPFRHRYSFSRTVGGWGGSKPRVLGEGEPREQERHFQTFMGSRFPSFGGNEWADIRIKDMDEEGVDVHMMVGNGANNAENPEVEMEFIRANHRCLNDMCGQYPNRLKTMIVVTARSIKESVEEIEKWGDAPWAVAIQPHMPLDYPIDHPDMEPLWKAAEEAGLAVVHHSFATGYPGYRDLWESPFIGRSASHPWAAMRFVAAVTGSGMMDRYPNLNFAILESGFGWLPFWSKRLDDQMIYVGYVNEQLKMKPSEYLTSGRFFASIEMHEGPEMAKHVIDQLGEDVLMLGTDYPHAESRFPESTSIVLGWQEQGIAGPAMRKLMWDNAVRCFGEP is encoded by the coding sequence GACGCGGACACCCACTGCTCGCTTCCGGCCGAGCAGCTCGAGCCGTACCTCTCACCGCGGGTGCGCGAGCTCGTGCCCGACCTCGACGGCCACCTCCGTGAGGTGAAGATTGGCCACGCCGGTGAGGTCTTCGAGGCGCCATTCCGGCACCGCTACAGCTTCAGCCGCACCGTCGGTGGATGGGGTGGCAGCAAGCCGCGCGTCCTCGGCGAGGGCGAGCCCCGCGAGCAGGAGCGCCATTTCCAGACCTTCATGGGCTCGCGCTTCCCGAGCTTCGGCGGCAACGAGTGGGCGGACATCCGCATCAAGGACATGGACGAGGAGGGTGTCGACGTCCACATGATGGTCGGCAACGGGGCAAACAACGCGGAGAACCCTGAGGTCGAGATGGAGTTCATCCGCGCCAACCACCGCTGCCTGAACGACATGTGCGGCCAGTACCCGAACCGCCTGAAGACGATGATCGTCGTCACCGCCCGCTCCATTAAGGAGTCAGTCGAAGAGATCGAGAAGTGGGGCGACGCGCCCTGGGCGGTGGCGATCCAGCCGCACATGCCGCTCGACTACCCGATCGACCACCCCGACATGGAGCCGCTGTGGAAGGCCGCCGAGGAGGCAGGCCTCGCCGTCGTGCACCACAGCTTCGCGACGGGCTACCCGGGCTACCGGGACCTGTGGGAGAGCCCCTTCATCGGCCGCAGCGCGAGCCACCCGTGGGCGGCGATGCGCTTCGTCGCCGCCGTGACGGGCTCGGGGATGATGGACCGCTACCCGAACCTCAACTTCGCGATCCTCGAGTCCGGCTTCGGTTGGCTCCCCTTCTGGAGCAAGCGCCTCGACGACCAGATGATCTACGTCGGCTACGTGAACGAGCAGCTGAAGATGAAGCCCAGCGAGTACCTGACGAGCGGTCGCTTCTTCGCGAGCATCGAGATGCACGAGGGCCCCGAGATGGCCAAGCACGTCATCGACCAGCTGGGCGAAGACGTGCTAATGCTCGGCACCGACTACCCGCACGCCGAATCCCGCTTCCCGGAGTCGACCTCGATCGTCCTCGGCTGGCAGGAGCAGGGCATCGCGGGCCCCGCGATGCGCAAGCTGATGTGGGACAACGCGGTCCGCTGCTTCGGCGAGCCGTGA
- a CDS encoding class II aldolase/adducin family protein — translation MRAPQLRQDQSSQRSAHMADSPDRKELIEKVARSCRILGKLELTHAALGHVSYRMSEDTLLIKGKGPDEVGLRYTTPDDVIEVNFNGDKVAGPDGLQPPSESFIHIWLMKKNPDVKSVIHVHPEHAVLLTICEKEIFPIYAAYGSGARLAIDGVRTYQRSITISNDALGEDFASFMGASKVALMRGHGVSVVGDGVEDATVRTLALNELVTMMYKAYLLGDPQPIPAQDLALMKERQNDTGPRTRGSAGGEAGMLAAFRYYRSLAGEDLD, via the coding sequence GTGCGGGCCCCGCAGTTGAGGCAAGATCAGTCGTCGCAAAGGAGCGCGCACATGGCAGATTCCCCGGATCGCAAAGAGCTCATCGAGAAGGTCGCCCGCTCGTGCCGGATCCTCGGCAAGCTGGAGCTCACCCACGCCGCCCTCGGCCATGTGAGCTACCGGATGAGCGAGGACACCCTGCTTATCAAGGGCAAGGGACCCGACGAGGTCGGCCTCCGCTACACCACACCGGACGACGTCATCGAGGTCAACTTCAACGGCGACAAGGTCGCCGGGCCCGACGGCCTGCAACCGCCCTCGGAGAGCTTCATCCACATCTGGCTGATGAAGAAGAACCCGGACGTGAAATCCGTCATCCATGTGCACCCCGAGCACGCGGTGCTGCTCACGATCTGTGAAAAGGAGATCTTTCCGATCTACGCCGCCTATGGCTCAGGGGCGCGCCTCGCAATTGACGGCGTGCGCACCTACCAGCGGAGCATCACGATCTCCAACGACGCGCTCGGCGAGGACTTTGCGAGCTTCATGGGCGCCAGCAAGGTGGCACTGATGCGCGGTCACGGCGTGAGCGTCGTTGGCGACGGCGTGGAGGACGCAACGGTTCGCACCCTTGCGCTCAACGAACTCGTGACGATGATGTACAAGGCCTACCTGCTCGGTGACCCGCAGCCGATCCCCGCGCAGGACCTCGCGCTGATGAAGGAGCGCCAGAACGACACCGGCCCGCGCACGCGGGGTTCCGCGGGTGGCGAGGCGGGCATGCTCGCAGCGTTTCGCTACTACCGCAGCCTCGCCGGCGAGGATCTGGACTAG